AGTAGATAGCAAAAATTCAATTCACTCACTGAGTTGTAGTGGGAAGATACacatacaactctacccatctaatccaaGTACCAGACATGCCAGGCTGTTATGCtgttacagtgactagatgtgacagcagggctgactttggcgcctgcccctgctgttgGCTACAATGCGGCAGGGGAgtctttcggcgcctgcccctgccgcggctacagtgcagcagcagggagccCTTTCGGTGCCTGCTCCTGTCGCGCGTTCAGAAatgggagagcagcagattactttataattcttcccctaatcctgctgctaaccctagaacctccaccatgccgatcatcttcttcagctccgtgaaccgaagacggccgcgcggcttggtgaggacgtccgcgagttgccgaccaatttcgacgaactcgatgacgatctgccctccatcgacacagtccctgagaaagTTGAACTtaatgtcgatgtgcttgctctggtcgtggagaaccggattcttcgcgagggcgatggcgggctggttgtccaccatcattgttggtgggtgagcttccacatcggtcagctcgcccagcagccagcgCATCCACATAGCTTGGCACGCCGCTATGACCatcgccacgtactctgcctcgcacgtggatagctccaccaccttctgttcagcgatagccatgagattggagccgacctaaggaagacgagcacaccagaggtgctccgccgtccatcaatgtcccccgccatgtctgcatcgctgaacactaTGAGCTACAGCCCACTTctgccggtcttggggaagacgatcccctgatccaccgttcCCTTGACGTAGTGCAGCAGttgcttcaccgcagcccagtgatcttctcgaggatcctccatgaagcggctgacgtagcccacagTGAAAGCAATGTCCGGCTTCGTGTAGACTAAGTAGCGCAGactgccgacgatgctccggtagagtattGCATCTACCCTCGCTGCGGTactagccttcgtcagcttcagctgctcctccatcggagtcacgcatagcttgcactcagccatgccgctccgctccaacagctttgagGCATACGTGCTCTGACTGAGCGTGAGTGCCtctttcccctgtctcacctcgatgccaaggtagtaggagagcgtgccgagatcgctcattcaaaaatgagccgccatctcgtgcttgaagctATCAATGTCCTCCGCATACGCACcagtgatgatcaagtcgtccacatacatgccgacgacgagctcctccttcccccgttgtcatgtgtagagcgcatgctcggttgcgcaccgcgtgaacccaagctcacccagccCGTAGAACACCTTGTGCAGTTAGAGCACcttgtgctccgctcccttgatggtgaaacccGGAGGTGACCTGACGAAGGCTGTCTCCgctagctcgccattgaggaagcctaattttacgtccaggtgatggacgtgccagtccttcgctgctgccaaagccagcagcaATCGAATAGACTCCATGTGCACTatcggcgcaaagacttcctcgaagtcgatgccctcacgctagACAAAGCCTCGGGTGATGAGGCATGCCTTGTGTTTAACAATAGTGAtgtgctcgtcccgcttgaccttgtacagcCACTTCAGGTTGATCagacgacatcctagaggtggatcgacgagttcccaagtcttgttttcgtcgatcgccttcatctcctccagcatcacccGTCGCCAATTTGCACTGATGAGAACtagctctaggtcattgagcagccgacccgccaggcctgaggaccctgtaccaccgacgatgtcatctagcctatggaactgcacctcctcaccgtcgtggaaAGCATCCATGAACTatgtgatgtcgcttggaggtgaggcgaactcgatcagcgtcgatggagtcccctgtttcgccggagtggtcgacacaacacctggagtgctcggcaccccggctgcagtgctcggcactactcctagacCGCTCATCGCCACTCCTgaagtggttggcaccactataGGAGTACTTGGCACCAGTCTTGGAATGGTCGGCACCACTAAAAGACCTCTCCGCTCCGCTACGAGAGCAttcggcacccgtcctagagtggtcggcaccactatagGACCGCTCGGCTCTGCTACGAGAGCGTTTGGCTCTcgtcctggagtggttggcaccactgcaggaccgctcggcaccactttTGAAGTGCTTGGGACCCCTCCCAGAGTGCTTAGCACCgcccctaggagtgctcggctttgttgctggagtggtcggcacatcctctccagcgtctccaccaccatggatgaccaagtgctcaacgacgaaggtgctggtgaagccgctagcttcccccgtgctcggactgtCCTAGTCTCAGGCCTCCTTCTCATCGAACATGATGTCACGTGAGACAACCACATTGCCTCCACATGGGTCagagagccggtacgccttggtaccttcctcgtagcccaggagcacaaccggtgtgctcctatcctccagcttggtgaggacaggcttcgtcttcctgatgtggccaatgcagccgaatgtccggaggaaagACACACTCGgcttgtgcccataccaagctttgaaTGGCGTCACGCCCTTCAGGGCCTTTGCGGgcacgcggttgaggatgaacaccgccatggtcaccgcctcaccctagaaccttgctggcatgctcttggccttcatcatggatcgagccatgccaaccaccatctggttccgccgctccaccatgccattctgctgtggcgagtacggcacggtgtggtgtcgcaccacaccctgatctacGCAGTacgtagcaaactccaccaaagtaAATTGGTCACCGCGATCAGTTCGCAGCACatgcagcttcttgccgctcttcgCATCCacgcgcgccttgaacttcttgattgccTCCACCGCCTCATCCTTGCTCGTAAGAAGTTGCAGCTACATATAGTGactacaatcatccatgagcaggaggaagtaccacctaCCACTGTTTGTGGCTGGCATGATTGGCCCGCAGagatcgccgtggacgagctcgagagcgtccgtcgcatgatacttggccgcctttaggaacgatagcctcctctgcttcctggccagccagctatcacacagctcacctgcgtgcttgatgtgggtcagcccttggaccatcttctccagccgactgagcgcgtcaaagctgagatggccgaatcgagcatgccacagccatggctccaCGGTGTGCcatgctgccaggcacaccggctgctccaccttcaagtcgagcaggtacagctAGTTTCGAGacttcttcaccttggcaagaaggtgatgctcccggtccctgatcctgaggacgccatccttgatcagtacctcactGCCATGCTCATCTAGCTGGCCAATGCTAATGATGCTTGAACGTAGCTACGAGATGTAATATACATCTATCAGCGTGTGGTGTTCgccattctggcacctgaagatgatggtgccgtgcCCTTgaatcgccacccttgagccgtcaccaaacttcaccgtgacagtcacgttgccgtcgagctcggagaaggcttccttagagcccgtcatgtggttgctgatgctagagtccaggtaccaccgctgctcctgctcgccacCCACATGTCCGAGGTTGACTTGGGCGCACAGTTCGTTGAGGTTGACAACCTTCAGAGCCTTGCCATGCctttccaccgccatcacctctcccttctccttggcctcaatgtcatgcagtgcatagaacatcgccatcaggagagtggcctcatcatcctcatcagcctgtgctaaatgagccttagccttcttctcttgcttgGGATTTGGGCACtactttgcccaatggcccgtcttcctgcagcaccggcaggcgttggggtcgaccttcttcttcttcttctctaaagaagccttgccacgacgcttgccatcgccaccatgactggaggaggcttccccaaagttcttctccttcatctgggcagcccactcctcctctatcagcagcagcttgccactATCTGTCGTTattgtggcctgctccatgtgcTTGTCCACCACCCGTAGACGgtctatcacatcctcaatggtgagggtggacaagtctagcatcatctctatggagagagcgatctagatgtacttccctagtatggagtggaggtacttggagactacCCCTTTTTCATCGATGGTGACATCGTCGCTCCTCAGTTTGCTGATGAGCGACTacaggtggagggagaagtcctccaccgactcaccatccttgaacttgaggttggagtactcctgcttcagtagctaggccgtcgccttctttgcgtggtcaGAGCCaacgcgcatcgctgcaatggcctcccacgcctccttagcagagttcttcacccccaacggctccctatactccgctggcacagcagtgaggatagcctccaacgctgacatgtcatcttcttcgttgtcggcgcccttgtcaatggcattccagagctatcgggctctgagcttgaccttcatggtcaccgcccactcgccatagttggtgcgagtcagcgtcggccaactagtGCCGCTGATCTCCCGCACCGTGCACACGACGACCTCCTAttatggctgggcagccacagctaCGTCGCAGCTGTCGCACATCTCCAAATCGTCCGTcgtcgccagcggttagtccggcgacggcgcttgtacggctccgataccacttgttggtcccaatatctcccgcacgggtgagccgaccgctcactaTCGTTGTCGACCACACACACTACggctagagatagaagaagggATAGTTTTCTTCTGCGTTGCATGTGATAGCATATGGCTATGTGGGTACGGGGGACTTTGGCCTCTTCTTGCCTTCTCGTTATGGACAGAGAATGTTTTAGTTTTCACCTTCTACGTTGGTAATTTAGATGTAAAATTGGGGGTtgttttatgtattttttataatgaCAAATGTGAGTAATTTTCTTATATAAATTACGATAGATCCAATGACTATTATCGACAATAATGATTCAAGTCTACCAAATTAAAGGTCAGATGTTTTGTGAGAAGACACAACAGGAAATGGTTCAGGAGAAAGCCACACAGAGATCCACTTGTGCACGGGAAAAGTATATGGACTCCACGCACTTACCCAACtcagcttggcccttgcgaggtcATCGTGGCTCCAATAAGGACTAGGGGTCAGGAAGCATGAGTTTCCTGATAGCAGGAAAAAATAATTATTGTGGGAGTTTGCTTTCTCTAACTCATTTACGCATTCCGCATTTACATGCTTTCCTAAGTTGTGTGCTTACTTTACTACTCTAGCTAGCTAGGTTAGTGATTAGGATTGGAATTTAGCTTGAATAACTTTTTTTATagtagagataacaacacacttAGCAAAACCTAGTTGCACATCCAGATAGATATCTTTGTATAGGTTTTGATAAATAGGGTTTTAGTTGGCCTTTAgctttaagttacctaattcaacCTCCACCTCTTAAGCATCACGATCCGTTGAGTATATACATCAAGACAAACAATTGAGAGGTTTGATTATGGAGTTTTCCCCCTAAATTAcataaaaatataataataatatcacATTTCTCTTAACTCATggaatttcagatttttctttttGACTTAGACcttcatttgaaaaaaaaagtgtGTCTTACACGATTCCCGTACCTATTCACTTGATTTATATGGTGGATTATCTCCATCAAAAGTAAGATAATAAATTTCAAGTATGAAGGGAATCACTAACCCATTGAAAGGGTGAAATCAATCCATCcatatatgattttttttaaaaaaatatgattttaaaaaattaaatgtAATTGTTGTGTATGATCTTGGATCAAGTTGACATTTATATGAACTTGTAGCACTCAATTTGATCTATGATTGTATAGTTGACAATTTTTAATTTGAAGATGTTTGGTGTCTAAAACATGGCTAAAGTTTAAATTTGAATACTAACTGCATTTTGGACATTAGCGCACATTTAGATTAAAAACTTGAGAACTACATAGTCATAGATCACATCAAGtgttacaattttcatataaagatCGACTTCATTTGAGATCATGTGAACAAAATTATATATTGCCATACCACTATTTGGCGAAAATTGGTATTTTCATCGTTTCATTTTGCAAATATTACTCGCACTTTCAATCGGTGACATTCACTGTTTTTTAAAATTTCTAAAGTTATATAAAGCTACCAGCGAATACATCACGCAAAATGTCTCTCTATATTTTGTAATTTTATAGTATCATATCATGGGGTCACTCCTACGATTACTGCATCAAACATGTTAAAAAACAGAGAATTTTTTCGTTGTTTGCCTGCTCTTTTGACTCTACCTCTTTGTGCTTTGCATTTTAATTTGTAGGAATCGTATGCTTTTTTTTTCTCATGTCAAAGCATCATTTAATAAAGCAAGGAAAAGGGAAGAATCCAATTCCAGACTCGGCTTGTCAGTTTTCAACACTTGAGTGAGCACCGTTCTTTTTGCTTGGCTCGCAGTGCACGACGACAGGAGACAGATGCTCTTGGTTTCTTACGATAAATCTCTGTACTGCCTATCACATTTAATGATGTGATCACTTAATTATGTACTGCATCAGTCACAGCCTCAAGCTACCTGGAATCGACGGAGGGGCTATTTGGTTGGATACCGCAAGGCAAGGAGCCAGCCAGGCATCGATCTCGACCCTAGCGTCTAAAATTGAACGTCTGGAGGGAGCTCTCCGAGCCAAGCAACTTTATCTGAATCAGAACCAAACAAGCTCTTAATGGGGTGCTTGGTTGGTAGAATGATGTGGTTAATCATCATCTCACTAACGCCTGGTCGCCTCGTACAGAGCCGCTGCCGCCACCACCGCTCCTCGTTCCGCCGCCACCACATCTAGggcccctctccttcttcctcaccGGTACGTCCGCTGGAGACAGGAAGGGGAGAGGACCCATCTTTTTTCCCACAGTTTTTCTATTTAGTTGAATAGGATTTGGTCCAATAAATCTCGGCGAAATCAGATGATTTTCGGTCAGCATTGTATTTCCTGCGATGACTTCGGTGATTGCCTCAACGAGGTCATCGTTGCAGGTATCGATTTCATCGGTAGGCGGTCAATTTGTGGCCTGCAAGGGGACACTACACCATGACATACATTTGCCTACAGTTATCTGTTGGCAAAAGGTGGATTTCGCAAACACATTATGTGTCGGCAATAGTATGACTTTTTAATGTCATATTATCTATCGGAAAAAAGGTTATACGGTCACAAGTTACCTGTTGGTGTTTGTCTGTTGACAGAAAAACTGTCGGCAAAAAATTCTAGATTGTACAAGTGTCGACATAGCATGAAGGGGATCACTGTACAAGTGTTGGTGAAAGAATACCCGTGCGTGTAGGACGGCTCGTGAAA
The nucleotide sequence above comes from Miscanthus floridulus cultivar M001 chromosome 18, ASM1932011v1, whole genome shotgun sequence. Encoded proteins:
- the LOC136523848 gene encoding uncharacterized mitochondrial protein AtMg00810-like, translating into MSDLGTLSYYLGIEVRQGKEALTLSQSTYASKLLERSGMAECKLCVTPMEEQLKLTKASTAARVDAILYRSIVGSLRYLVYTKPDIAFTVGYVSRFMEDPREDHWAAVKQLLHYVKGTVDQGIVFPKTGRSGL